A DNA window from Paenibacillus sp. HWE-109 contains the following coding sequences:
- a CDS encoding TetR/AcrR family transcriptional regulator gives MSQVEPWLQELLRLNDEEEKMTEKQIKIVQAAVEIFSQKGFAGSSTSEIAQKAGVAEGTIFRHYKTKKELLLSIVAPIMTKLIAPFAVKDFTKVLDAEYPSMEPYLRAIIVNRMEFARKHFAVLKIFLHEIPFHTELREQFQETFSKLVLEKAYKAIRHFQAEGQIIELPASTTMRLIISTIVGFLITRFLLAPNADWDEEVEIEHTIQFIMNGLTLRKA, from the coding sequence TTGTCCCAAGTCGAACCCTGGTTACAAGAACTGCTGCGTCTTAATGACGAAGAAGAGAAAATGACCGAAAAACAGATCAAAATTGTTCAAGCGGCTGTAGAAATTTTCTCCCAAAAAGGATTTGCAGGCTCTTCTACCAGTGAAATTGCGCAAAAGGCAGGCGTAGCGGAAGGCACCATTTTCCGTCACTATAAAACCAAAAAAGAATTGCTGCTCTCCATTGTGGCCCCCATTATGACGAAGCTCATTGCACCTTTTGCAGTGAAGGATTTCACCAAAGTGCTCGACGCTGAGTATCCAAGCATGGAACCATACCTGCGCGCAATTATTGTGAATCGGATGGAATTCGCCAGAAAACATTTTGCCGTATTGAAAATATTTCTGCATGAAATTCCCTTTCATACCGAGCTGAGAGAACAATTTCAGGAAACTTTCTCCAAATTAGTATTGGAAAAAGCTTATAAAGCAATTCGGCACTTCCAGGCTGAGGGTCAAATCATTGAATTGCCTGCCTCAACAACGATGCGATTAATTATTTCGACCATTGTGGGTTTCTTGATTACCCGGTTTCTGCTAGCGCCCAACGCCGATTGGGATGAGGAAGTGGAAATTGAGCATACCATTCAATTTATTATGAATGGGCTGACTTTGAGGAAGGCCTAG
- a CDS encoding MFS transporter, translated as MNKQIGIIMLLLMTIFVGFGIIIPILPEVVKGAGSEYHNALLLSVYSAASFLMSPIWGALSDRIGRRPIILIGLLGFSVSFLIFGFANDHLWIMYVSRIMGGLFSGAATACAVAYVADITTAENRTKGMGMVGMSIGLGFIFGPALGGIFSKWGTYVPFFVASALSLASFILAFAILKESLTPDKRTSVKEKAPSRWTAFSGASKYLYVLSFFVSFTLAGLEATLQYYQMDKIGATPFDIGMMFLASGIVGALIQGGVVRRLVKQGAEQVVIGIGLFLSAAGFFLLLYSSSVVTAAIYLSVFGAGNALIRPCVTSLITQRTKVGQGVATGLSSSMDSLGRIAGPLLGGAVFAIAHSLPFIIGGVLCLAAILLLQRFVLVDRQTRSRQAA; from the coding sequence TTCGTTGGTTTTGGCATTATTATCCCGATTCTTCCTGAAGTCGTGAAGGGTGCTGGATCGGAATATCATAACGCGTTGCTGTTGTCGGTGTATTCCGCGGCTTCCTTCCTAATGTCCCCTATTTGGGGGGCGCTTTCGGATCGAATTGGCCGTCGCCCGATTATCCTGATCGGGTTGTTGGGTTTTAGTGTAAGCTTTCTTATTTTTGGATTTGCTAACGACCATCTATGGATTATGTATGTATCCCGGATTATGGGCGGCTTATTCTCTGGTGCGGCTACAGCTTGCGCTGTCGCTTACGTGGCGGATATCACAACAGCTGAGAATCGGACCAAAGGCATGGGGATGGTTGGGATGTCGATCGGCCTAGGCTTCATTTTTGGGCCCGCACTTGGCGGTATATTTAGCAAGTGGGGGACGTATGTGCCGTTCTTCGTCGCATCCGCCTTGTCATTGGCTTCCTTTATTCTAGCCTTTGCGATCTTGAAGGAATCATTGACACCGGACAAGCGTACATCGGTCAAAGAGAAAGCGCCCTCCCGTTGGACGGCTTTCTCAGGAGCGTCAAAGTATCTCTACGTGCTATCCTTTTTTGTTTCTTTCACCTTGGCTGGTCTGGAAGCTACGCTTCAGTACTACCAGATGGACAAGATTGGCGCTACGCCATTCGACATCGGCATGATGTTCTTAGCGAGCGGTATCGTTGGCGCCTTAATTCAAGGCGGCGTTGTTCGCCGCTTGGTGAAGCAGGGAGCCGAGCAAGTCGTCATCGGCATCGGGCTCTTCCTGTCGGCAGCCGGCTTCTTCCTGCTGCTGTACTCAAGCAGCGTAGTAACCGCTGCAATCTATTTGTCCGTATTCGGCGCAGGTAATGCGCTCATACGCCCTTGTGTGACTTCGCTGATTACGCAGCGGACCAAAGTTGGACAAGGCGTCGCGACGGGTCTGAGCTCCTCTATGGACAGTCTGGGCCGTATTGCCGGACCACTCCTCGGAGGCGCCGTGTTCGCCATCGCGCATTCCCTGCCGTTCATCATTGGCGGCGTGCTTTGCCTAGCCGCGATACTGCTGTTGCAGCGTTTTGTGCTTGTGGATCGTCAAACCCGATCACGACAAGCTGCATAA